Proteins encoded within one genomic window of Ascaphus truei isolate aAscTru1 chromosome 8, aAscTru1.hap1, whole genome shotgun sequence:
- the MEF2B gene encoding myocyte-specific enhancer factor 2B isoform X1, which produces MGRKKIQIARILDQRNRQVTFTKRKFGLMKKAYELSVLCDCEIALIIFNGANRLFQYASTDMDRVLLKYTEYTEPHESRTNSDILESLKRRRLGLEVVEHEEKLRRLNKEPLLLSHDAPYPASPSSSTEGCLGSPQNLSRPLHFKSPALKRSPSLESLAPDIGYLLVSPGNRSHSAQAKTMPPSYQAGEMQRAELGSARQRTTGYSGLQARSGAVTTRNATLPAHGLDAFPYLSAHHTDFPLPDPSPHPGVGHFSRLPGHTLPPWTHPHSALTFGHSQLRVPSMIQPSAETKLSPASPPHTLGVNIKAERLSPVLSCPSDATLHPLSPPQHRGPRESHRRAEEYRKGYPYPIVRPLPLVEDRPSVSMRCLQVPGAWQR; this is translated from the exons ATGGGGAGGAAAAAGATTCAAATCGCTCGTATCTTAGACCAGCGCAACAGACAG GTTACATTCACCAAGCGGAAGTTTGGGTTGATGAAGAAGGCGTACGAGCTGAGCGTCCTGTGTGACTGCGAGATAGCCCTCATCATCTTTAACGGGGCCAACCGCCTGTTCCAGTACGCCAGCACGGACATGGACCGCGTGCTGCTGAAGTACACCGAGTACACCGAACCGCACGAGAGCCGGACAAACTCCGACATCCTGGAG TCCCTGAAGCGAAGGAGGCTAGGACTGGAGGTCGTGGAGCACGAGGAGAAGCTGCGGAGGCTGAATAAGGAG CCTCTGCTTCTGAGCCATGATGCGCCATATCCAGCCTCTCCTTCTAGCAGTACGGAGGGGTGCCTTGGGTCCCCTCAAAACCTAAGCCGACCACTGCACTTCAAATCTCCGGCTCTGAAGCGTAGCCCCTCCTTGGAGTCCCTGGCACCAG ATATTGGATACTTGCTGGTTTCCCCTGGCAACAGGAGTCACAGCGCCCAGGCCAAGACCATGCCCCCTTCATACCAGGCAGGCGAGATGCAGAGAGCAGAGCTGGGTAGTGCCAGG CAGAGAACGACAGGATACTCGGGGCTGCAGGCTCGGAGCGGAGCGGTGACTACCAGGAATGCCACCTTACCTGCCCATGGGCTTGACGCATTCCCATACCTATCTGCCCATCACACAG ATTTTCCTCTCCCGgatccctcccctcacccaggtGTGGGTCACTTTTCCAGACTGCCTGGGCACACTCTGCCCCCCTGGACTCATCCCCACTCTGCACTGACATTCGGACACTCACAGCTCAG GGTTCCCAGTATGATCCAGCCCAGCGCAGAAACCAAGCTGTCACCTGCCAgccctccccacacactgggtGTCAACATTAAAGCCGAACGCCTCTCCCCGGTCCTTAGCTGCCCCTCTGATGCAACACTGcaccctctctcacctccccagcacaggggtCCCAGGGAATCCCACCGCAGAGCGGAGGAATACAGGAAAGGATACCCCTACCCAATTGTCAGGCCTCTGCCTTTGGTGGAAGACAGGCCCAGCGTCTCCATGAGATGTCTGCAGGTGCCAGGAGCCTGGCAGAGATAA
- the MEF2B gene encoding myocyte-specific enhancer factor 2B isoform X2: MGRKKIQIARILDQRNRQVTFTKRKFGLMKKAYELSVLCDCEIALIIFNGANRLFQYASTDMDRVLLKYTEYTEPHESRTNSDILESLKRRRLGLEVVEHEEKLRRLNKEPLLLSHDAPYPASPSSSTEGCLGSPQNLSRPLHFKSPALKRSPSLESLAPDIGYLLVSPGNRSHSAQAKTMPPSYQAGEMQRAELGSARRTTGYSGLQARSGAVTTRNATLPAHGLDAFPYLSAHHTDFPLPDPSPHPGVGHFSRLPGHTLPPWTHPHSALTFGHSQLRVPSMIQPSAETKLSPASPPHTLGVNIKAERLSPVLSCPSDATLHPLSPPQHRGPRESHRRAEEYRKGYPYPIVRPLPLVEDRPSVSMRCLQVPGAWQR, encoded by the exons ATGGGGAGGAAAAAGATTCAAATCGCTCGTATCTTAGACCAGCGCAACAGACAG GTTACATTCACCAAGCGGAAGTTTGGGTTGATGAAGAAGGCGTACGAGCTGAGCGTCCTGTGTGACTGCGAGATAGCCCTCATCATCTTTAACGGGGCCAACCGCCTGTTCCAGTACGCCAGCACGGACATGGACCGCGTGCTGCTGAAGTACACCGAGTACACCGAACCGCACGAGAGCCGGACAAACTCCGACATCCTGGAG TCCCTGAAGCGAAGGAGGCTAGGACTGGAGGTCGTGGAGCACGAGGAGAAGCTGCGGAGGCTGAATAAGGAG CCTCTGCTTCTGAGCCATGATGCGCCATATCCAGCCTCTCCTTCTAGCAGTACGGAGGGGTGCCTTGGGTCCCCTCAAAACCTAAGCCGACCACTGCACTTCAAATCTCCGGCTCTGAAGCGTAGCCCCTCCTTGGAGTCCCTGGCACCAG ATATTGGATACTTGCTGGTTTCCCCTGGCAACAGGAGTCACAGCGCCCAGGCCAAGACCATGCCCCCTTCATACCAGGCAGGCGAGATGCAGAGAGCAGAGCTGGGTAGTGCCAGG AGAACGACAGGATACTCGGGGCTGCAGGCTCGGAGCGGAGCGGTGACTACCAGGAATGCCACCTTACCTGCCCATGGGCTTGACGCATTCCCATACCTATCTGCCCATCACACAG ATTTTCCTCTCCCGgatccctcccctcacccaggtGTGGGTCACTTTTCCAGACTGCCTGGGCACACTCTGCCCCCCTGGACTCATCCCCACTCTGCACTGACATTCGGACACTCACAGCTCAG GGTTCCCAGTATGATCCAGCCCAGCGCAGAAACCAAGCTGTCACCTGCCAgccctccccacacactgggtGTCAACATTAAAGCCGAACGCCTCTCCCCGGTCCTTAGCTGCCCCTCTGATGCAACACTGcaccctctctcacctccccagcacaggggtCCCAGGGAATCCCACCGCAGAGCGGAGGAATACAGGAAAGGATACCCCTACCCAATTGTCAGGCCTCTGCCTTTGGTGGAAGACAGGCCCAGCGTCTCCATGAGATGTCTGCAGGTGCCAGGAGCCTGGCAGAGATAA